From Arachis hypogaea cultivar Tifrunner chromosome 3, arahy.Tifrunner.gnm2.J5K5, whole genome shotgun sequence:
ATAACTGgacaatttttaaatattttaaaattatttaaaaatatttttattaataactacAAAAGCAGCCAGATTGATAATTTATTCGTTGTATAAACCCATTCTTAGTGTTATAgccaaaattaatttattgtaactaaaaaaaatttcaaaaatatggcCTCTGAtttattgaattaattttttatttattttttcataagagTAATAAtgactgttaattttaattataatttcttaattaaaaatatctgaaattgttATACTTATGAAAAGTAGGAATATTGATAATAGTAATTAATAATCAAATAGAGTAGATGTTGCTCATGCaaatagaaaattagaaaaactaatgataatttttttatgcacAGTCAACTAAGTTTCATTATTGCCAATAGAATGTCCTATTCTCCTTATTAGTTTCCTCCTCTATTTATACGTTTGTCTTTggcttttgattttttaatttatatgtagTTAGATCATTTGGAAAAAAAAGgttctatttatataattaatatatgtacatatatataatgTTATTTACTATCCTTCGACATAGTTATAATGTGAGTAATTTTATTAGCCTAAAACACGGTAGTTCTATTAACAGACTATAAatgtatataattttaattaatatttacggTTTAAGTATGAAAATTTAATACAACACAAAAAGTGAAAGAAAATTAATAgttatttatttgttaattattctATGAGTCTAAAATTAACGAATATTTTTTGACATACTTCATGTGTTTATATTAGAATTTTAAGATGTTCAAAAAATTTTGCTACACGAAAGGCACAAGAGTAAAGCCACCATGTCAGCAGCCTTCAGCTGCACCTCCTGCATCTTCACCATCCGTTGACGATGATTGGCTCATTCCCCGCCCCCCAGTAATGGTGATGTCTCCGTAGCGGGTCTTCTCCAACTCTTTCGTCTGCTCCGGAGTGAACTAAGACCTGAGCCACAGACCACTAACGGTGTACAAGTGACAGAATCGTGCAATGAAGACATAGACTCAGAGGCGAACAAGATGAATTCGTTTGACGAATACATTGACAGGATGTTTGCTACTTTTAATGCTGAAAAGCGCACAAGACGAAAGACTACTGGGTTTTGGGATGTTGATTTCATAGGTAACAAGTGCTGAACCATACGACTTTTTAATTGATTAGCTAATAATATTGTTATGTTTCTCACATATTGAgcacataaataatatttttttatagattcTGATGGAATAGTCAAGCAAACCAAAATGAGTGTGAAGGGTGCTATGGAGCGGTCTCTTAATGATAGTAAAATCATACTGAGGTTCAATGAGAAACTACAAGCAGTCGGAGATAGAGCTGGCCTGCTGAGTGGCATTCTAGGAGCGTGGGTTCTGATTACAGCAAATTTTCTATCTGTAATAAAAGTTGGGCAAAGGTGCAGAAAAAAGACAGGGTTTATAATGATTGCATAAAGGTAATGACTTTTGGCATTGTTTAATCATATCAAACCTTTCAACTTACAATTACTTACAGTTGGACATTGTCGTTGCAGGAGATGTTCCACTTTCAAGAAGATAGCGGTGGTAGAATCAAGAAAACATTTTTGCAACAAATAGGGAGGTCCTGGAAGGATACAAGAGGGAGGCTATATGACTCGCATTACAAACCAACAAGGACACTTGAGCAGAATCTTGATAACCGCCTGGCAAGAATTCCTAGAGAGCATTGGAGGTGGTTTATTGATTACCGTAATAATCCTGCAACAAAAGTACCCCATTTTTTAAGTAGCCTTTATCTTTAATCCACCTAAGTTTCAGATAAACGCATATAATACCAACTAATTTTCAGTCTTAGAGATTACTTTATTGCATTCAATCTTTTGTGGagttatatatattacttttcaaagaaagagaaaaataatgtatatataagtaatatactaaagtaaaagagaaatataagaacatttaactatttatGGTACGCTCGTATGTATTCATTCTGTGTGTAACCAATGTTACTGTTGATAACATAATAGGCGAAGTGCAAGAAAAACACGCTGAATCGAAAGAAGCAGTTTTACACGTATACTGACGATTCTAAAAGTTTGGCTAAGGCAAGGAAAGAAGAGGTAATATAGATTTAAAATCAAATACAGGTGCCTATCATTGTCTTGaataattctcttttttttaagcaAATCATTATTCAGTTTTAATTTATAAGAAATTGACAAGTAATgctgattttcaaaaaataaatgttggagctattaaaataaatttactaTTTAAGTATAATCAATTACTCAATTCTTGAAAAATAAATGGAGCAATCATTAAATACTTAACCGATTGAGGTAAAATAAATTGGTTGGTATGTAGTTTGGATTTATTTATAGAGTAGAACAAGAAAAAATTATTGGAGAAAATTAAATAAGTGAAACTTATGGTATAAACTGTATTGTCACAGACACAAACAAGGGAGGCCAGGAGAGTTGGTAGAGGAAAAGTATGGATCCTAAAGCACAAACGATGTGATGGCACCTACATACACGAATAAGTGCAGAGGATTGCTGTAAGTACACCTAATCATTTATGTTGTAACATGTTAGGTTTAATTATTAAAATGTCTTGAGTATGCTATATTCCTAGTGTGATTGTGTATGGTTATTTACATTTGCAGAAAAAAATATCTGAGATTGAGTAGCTGGATAAAACTACGAGAATATTGTCTGAAAATAATTCCCTTGTCCAGGTTCTCGGTAAAGAGCGCTTGGTTAGAGTGCGTGGTATAGGTTTCGGGCCGACACCAAGTCAACTCTTTCGTCCGAGTTTGTAGCCGCCGGTGGATAGAGCTCAAATAGAAGAGACCCAAAGGATGCTGTTTGAACTACAAGTGGAGGTGACGGCCAAGAAATTGAGAAGGAAGGTAGTGGAGGATGAAGTAAcagtagaaaaattgaaaaagaaggcaATGAAGGATAAAATAGTAGCAGAAAAAACGAAGAGACAGGTATTAGAGACTGTGCTGAGTTATGTAGTCCAACAGCAAGGTGAGAAGCTGTCACTAGACATCGCTGCACAGGTGAATTCTTTGGATGGACATGGCAAAAAATAGAAATTAGGATATATGTGATAGTTTATTTTTcagtatatattttgtttatgttACTATACAACATTAATTATTAGCCAAATGCTTTACTTTTTTGGATGACTATTGAAATACTTTACTGATATTACAAtaaatatgttaatttttttttacagttAAATATTCTTGAGTCTTTTGCCTGTAATATAATATAGAATTTTAGAGGGAaacgataaaatttttaaaataaaaaaatactccatACAATTAAGAAATATTCCTaggttaataaaataaatcaaaataaaagtttagaatttaaaaaaaagcgAGCGTTAATCAATTAGCGGCGATTTTAAACCGCCgcaaataaatatcatataaaacACATGAAAAAAATAACAACGGTTTAAGTACGTCACAAATAATATGGCTAAATTTCTCTTGTCAATTTTCGGCGGTTATAAACCGCCGCTAAACTAAGCAACGCAAAATAATTGATTTGCTGTGGTTGCTGCCTTGCTGGAAACCACCACAAAATGTCATTCCCACCTCTTTATGCGCTGCGTTTGCAGTTTCGCTGGTGTTATATTTTCCATTCCTGTTGTAATGATTACAGGATCTTCCAAACTTCACAAATATAATGGCGCATAGCTAATTAAGAGATGAAAGTCATTAAACTTTCAAATGAAAACAAGTTACTCTCTttttctttggaaaaaaaaattatgtgtctTTTTAGTTATGTTATGTACAACATTTAaaacaataattattttttattgaaaaataaaaatatctctaatattctttttcttattaatattttattattctaacttttttttacttaataataaaagatataacaggtaaaatttattaataattttttagaattgaaaaataatacttattgcaacaaatttttttttttttaaaaaagagataatttatatgatgaaatagagaaaatatattaaatagattgACGCATTATATATGATAAAGGTAATGTTTATGATGGTTCAAATAAACAATGTGAATATTCAAGATATATTACAATGCATATGACACTGTAGCCATAGCCACCCTGTAGCTTATAGCTTCATGTTCTTTCATctgttaatatatattatattatacgcTCCACTTTTGATGTTAAATTTAATGTGTCTAATTCCAAAACTTGtttgttttggtgtttttatcAAAGTAATCAAGTAGCCAGCTAGCTAGCGTGTTCGAATACGTTCATTCCAATTTCAATTCTGCAGAAtgaaaatatgtataatatatttgGACAAGTTGGAAGTATTTGACCTAACtaaaaatgaaagataaaagaacaattaagaagtggaaatgTATGCATATATTGTCCTTTAGCTCCACATAACGATTAATTAAGTGGTGTTTGAAGTCATATTATATCTATTATCTATTGAAAAGTATTTAGATAAAAAcgtttaaaatgtctttttttaaaagatactttttagtaattaaaatttaatacatataatcgattaaattgtattatttttgttaaaattagaccagacaaattaatttgaccgaaaaatagtTAATCAAATCTTGaattagtctaaattaatattattttttataaaaaataactataatatccttattatagaaaataactaaaatattcctattatatatattgattttgaAATACTAAATTCTACCTTTTTACTTCTTTGCATTATAGGATTaggattttgagtttttaatatagagagagagagagagagagaaatattcctattatatatattgattttgaAATACTAAATTCTACCTTTTTACTTCTTTGCATTATAGGATTaggattttgagtttttaatagagagagagagagagagagagagagagagagagagagagagagagagagagagagagagagagagagagagagagagagagagagagagagagtattttagttattttctataataagggtattgtagtaattttc
This genomic window contains:
- the LOC112773237 gene encoding uncharacterized protein, producing the protein MNSFDEYIDRMFATFNAEKRTRRKTTGFWDVDFIDSDGIVKQTKMSVKGAMERSLNDSKIILRFNEKLQAVGDRAGLLSGILGAWVLITANFLSVIKVGQSWTLSLQEMFHFQEDSGGRIKKTFLQQIGRSWKDTRGRLYDSHYKPTRTLEQNLDNRLARIPREHWRWFIDYRNNPATKAKCKKNTLNRKKQFYTYTDDSKSLAKARKEEKKISEIE